The sequence TGGCCGGTATGCGCCGGTGGGTGCGCCAGTGTTCGAGCTGGTCTTCGGCGTGCTCCGTGCCGGGCAGGCCGCTGACGCCGCCGGGCACCACGAAGCTCGCGTGCTCCAGATCGGCCATGTCGGCCACCTGGCGATAGACCGAGAGCGCGGAGATGTCGAACGGCGCCTGCGGATTCCAGCCGCTGGCCGTGCACTGGATCGTGTCGCTGTCACCGCCGGCGGCCACGCGGCGTGGGCTCAGCCGGTCGCCCAGCGCCGGGAAGCCGGCGGCCAGCGGGTGCCGGGCATGGGTACGGTGCAGCGCGTCCCAGCGCCAGGCCATGGGGTCGGCGCCGCCCCAGCGCGCGGCGGCCTGCCAGCCCGCCTCCAATACCGCGGGCATCAGCGTGCTCCACGATCGGCCGTCCGGCGCGGCCGCGGCGCCGTTTCCGTCCAGCGACCAGGTGACGTTCGCGAACCAGCCGTGGATCATGCGCCCAAGCGGCGGCAGATCGCCGGAAGCGAGCCAGGCCCAGGCTTCGGAGCCGACCACGGGTTCAAACAGGGCACGGGCCAACTCCCGGCGCACGCAGGCGTAGAGCAGCGCCGCGCCGCTCTCCGGCAGCAGATCGGCGTCCCAGCCTGCCAGCATCTGCCGCGCCTGCTCGGCGGCGCCGGCGAACGGGCCGAGGCGGCGGCAGAGTGAGGCCCAGCGCCGCGCGACGACGGACACCCGGTCGCCTTGAATCGCGGCGATCTGATCCGGGCTGAGCTTCGTGGCCTGGGCCAGCAACTCGCGGATGCGCTCGCAGCGCGAGGGCACGGCGAATTGATGCGCGATGTACGGCTCGTCGCCGGGGATGACCTTCTGGTTCGCCGTGGCGATGAAGCCTTCTTCAGGGTTGATCGCCTGCGGCAACTGCTCGAAGGGCACGCGGCCGTTCCACTCGTGCTCGCCGCTCCAGCCGGGCGCGGGCAACTGGCGGTGCGCCTGCGAACTGCGGATCGGCAGATACCCGCGTGTCAGATAGCCGATGTTGCCGCTGGTGTCGGCGGAGACGAGGTTGTTGACCGGATCGACCCACTCGCGCTGCGCCTCGTGCAGCTCGGCCACGGTGCGGGCGCGCAGCATCGGGCGCAGCGGCTCGAAGCCGCGGCAGGGGCCCTCCGTGGCGGTGTAGCGCAGGCTGATCGCGTGACCGCCGCGCGGGTCGC is a genomic window of Dehalococcoidia bacterium containing:
- a CDS encoding penicillin acylase family protein; its protein translation is EHDAWFGQGYAAAQDRLWQMEYDRRRACGRWAEAAGAVAVPGDRLARRLQLARAAQADLGVMSAETRAMFEAYAAGVNAFLSSGQPLPAEYAITGINPEPWQPWHSVALFKIRHVLMGVWQQKLTQARLLALIGPEAYARLDGQPPAGSPVILPPSGAVRRLFEQAADDLRESAEQLGFLAEVEAGSNSWAVHGSRTTTGKPITCNDSHRALDVPTVYWQAHVACPEFDVIGGTFPGLPGFPHFGHNGSVAWNITHTGADYQDLYIEEFDRQNPGRCRTAEGWAEAERSEETISVRDGEPVRIELWRTRHGPVVHGDPRGGHAISLRYTATEGPCRGFEPLRPMLRARTVAELHEAQREWVDPVNNLVSADTSGNIGYLTRGYLPIRSSQAHRQLPAPGWSGEHEWNGRVPFEQLPQAINPEEGFIATANQKVIPGDEPYIAHQFAVPSRCERIRELLAQATKLSPDQIAAIQGDRVSVVARRWASLCRRLGPFAGAAEQARQMLAGWDADLLPESGAALLYACVRRELARALFEPVVGSEAWAWLASGDLPPLGRMIHGWFANVTWSLDGNGAAAAPDGRSWSTLMPAVLEAGWQAAARWGGADPMAWRWDALHRTHARHPLAAGFPALGDRLSPRRVAAGGDSDTIQCTASGWNPQAPFDISALSVYRQVADMADLEHASFVVPGGVSGLPGTEHAEDQLEHWRTHRRIPANFGEANVAAAAAHTLVLQPA